tgatggtcattttaagcttttatcggctgataccgatgttgtgccgatattatcgtgcatccctaatgatttaaatagttttttttagtcTTAAATTTAAATCGATCACATTTAAgatcattaacatttttaaatatcttaaatggtcataaatgattattattattattaaccttcAAAAGGTtagtatttgattaaataataagcGCTGCACGATCACGATCAATGAATATCACACGTTAATGTCAAGCGATTGCTTTTGATCTACTGTTGATGTTAgacaattatgaattatgaaattatgacAGTTTTTCTAATATGCTGTTGATGGCTGTAAGAATGCAAATTTCTGCTGTAAGTAGTACAGCgtagacatttcaaaataagagtcccagTGTAATTCAGGCTTGATTTATAATTGCTTTCAGTTTTGGTTTCAAGCTGATGATGCGAATTCAAACCACTTGCTTTTACCCAAAAgttctgaatcatttaaaatataataaaacttagtATGATCcctcttttcttttatatattttaataagtactgGGCAGAATAAgtgtgtttcatttttatgtaaatatatgttacgggtatttttgtagcaatagccaacaattcattgtatgggttaaaattatagatttctcttttatgccaaaaatcatcaggatattaagtaaagatcatgttccatgaagatatttagtaaatttcctactgtaaatatatcacaactttaattttgatcggtaatatgcattgctaagaacttcatctgaacaactttaaagaggattttctcaatattcaaaaatgttccaccctcagattctagattttcaaatattgttctcttaacaaaccagacatcaatggagagatgatttattcatctTTTAGATCTCAGTTCAAATAAAGGCCTTATAGTGCTGTGAATGCAGTAGTGTTGGATGTGTGACTGTCTGATACACGTGTTGAAGTGTGAAATCTGTTTTGTTCTGACAGATGTGACTGAAGCTGATGCTGGAGACTCGTCCGTCTCTGTTTCTGCTCCGAAGATCTCCATCCCTGCGTCTGCACATCACTACAGCTTCTCCCTGGACCTGCGCAGCGTCCGAGACCTGAGGACCAGCTTCCCTGTGAACTGCATCCTCCGGTGACTAGCGCTCGCAGCCTGAGCTCCATCACGCACCTTCAGCGTGTTCCTAACGTGTGTCTTTCCCCAGGTACGCTTACCAGTTCTTCGGCAGCGCGGCTCCCATCATGACCAGTCCAGCGGTGGAGGTGAAGAAGAACACCGAGGTGTTTCTTCCGCAGTCGTACTGCGCCTTTGATTTCGCCGCTTTACCCAATCAGCTTCAGGACACGTTCCTCAGGTGAGACTCTGAGAGATAGTTGGGACTCTTTGACTGTACCTGATCAGCCGTCCAGCTTCAGCTCGATCTGGTGTGTCCAGGGTTCCTCTGCTGGTGGAGATGTGGCACAGAGAGCCGATCTCTGGAGATGTTCTGCTGGGTTCTGTCAGCATTCATCTGTCCCGTCTCCTCAGCTCCGAGAAGACACGCTTCCTGGACCCGTCCGGTCTGCAGCGCTGGAGACAGAGCTGTTCTGAGAGGATCCCCATCATGAGAGCAGACGGGTTTGTGCAGAGTCGATCAAATTCTGTTTTAATCCCAGCCACTAGCTCTAGGTCACTCCAAACACACAATGCtcaaatctttttattattatagaacGGTATATCGTGAACGAACAACGACAACAATACATGTTTACATTAGAACAGTAGAATCAGGTGCAAAAAGGAAACAAACAGAATAGGACAtagaacaaatacattttgtaaaaaaatataagaataaattaaaaggctaggtttttgttgtttttgttacttTCTTCGATTTAGGCAAAAAggtttatgcattattatttgtgcatttgTATTTGAATGAAACTCATCGTGAAATACACACGAGCtacgtttcactttttgaaacaCTTGGATTTTTCAGAATAAGGTGATTAttaaccaaaaatggttctgcCTGGATGTAAAAGTGCACTATTCAAACTTCTCGGTTATTAAACACTTTAGAATACAGACCTAAGGTTGGACACTTTTTATTGTAGAAGTGGAATCAGATCAAAATATGAAGGTATTGGAAAAATGTTATAGAAGTTGATTAACTGTAAAGTCTACTTTTTGTGATTATTTAAAGTTTTACTGGAAAATTGCGTTgaaattaaatatgtaagttatgtcacaaatttgaagttgatgttaaaaataaatctaattggGGTTACTGTTGGAGTTTATTTAGACTGTTATTCCACAGACAGCCTCCGGGTGACACTCAAACTCCATTTCTATATTTTTGATACAATGTTACTTCTGtcaccaaatatggaatcttgagactcagacTGTAaagtacattaatacattttgtaatatgactCCTCCCACTAAGGGGAGGAGACTGCCAAAAGATGTTAAAGTACCATTTCTATGGTAGGGATGAATTGTTAGGTTTTTAGATTTCAGATGATATCTAATATGTGATTGCTATTATTTTTGATAGAGTAAAAAGGCAATAAATGTGTCATGGCTGTGGGCCTGCGGGTGACCCTTAAGGGGTTAAACATGTTTCACCCAATGAATAAACATGCTGTCCTTTCATTCTTCTttacaacacaaatgaaaatattttgtagaatgtaaccccattcactttcactgaACGGAGAATAAAATCCTCTTTTGTGTTTGTGGAAGAGAGTCAGACCGGTCTGAAGCACACGGGTTTCAGATGTTTTTAGATGTCACATCAAGCACATTTTTAGGATACATGATAACGATTGATGTCTCACAGTTCTGATCTTTTGTCTAGTTGTGATAAAACTGTGAGATATAACTTCTTTATGTGAGACTAAAGGTGCAGTGGCCTTGTTTTCTGTGGCGGGAATCTCTGAATTGTGAGCTCTAAAGCTGTTTTACTGTAGGTCCGAGAGGTTGGCTGAACTCTGTTACGTGAGCGTTCTTGAAGATCTGGGCTTCGTGAAAGCTCAAGACGTCCTCGTCTCTGAATCGTCACAGGTGATGTCGCTCTCTGATTGATTCCCGTTCTGAATCTGAATGTGTATGTGGCTTGAACAGCGGAGTGTTGTCTGTTGATCAGGGGCCGGCGGCTCTGGCTCCTCCTCCTCAGGGCCCCGGGGGGGCGGAGCCTCTCACTCGTCCTCGAGAGACCCCGGAGTACAAGGCAGcgctggagctggagatgtggaAGGAGATGCAGGAGGATCTGTTCGATAATCAGGTTCAGATCTCAGAGGGAACACACTGAACCAccgctgtttttaacattaagaGTGCGAGGTGTAACCTTCTAACCTTCACAATGCAAAGCTTCTCGCTCTAACAACAGCGTTGAGCTCACACACtttaaaaatgattgtaattttaattgtaaaagaCTATTAATTGGCTAATGGAAAGCTCCTTTACTGTATAAACTGTAATAGATCgaagtaaaatactgtttttgaacGTAAAATTTTCCAGAAGACTCCTTACATTCAAtgcttttatattaaaacaactgTTACTACTTAAATTTAACAGTCACGTGCATTAAGGTTTAATGTTGTTAAAATCATTTGTATGTTACTTTGATGGCGTTTATGAAAATCTGTACACcttctatatatttaaatattagtttttaaggTGTTTCTCAGCAAATTATAaagttaaaaactgtttttaatcatttgttatatattaacattgaactacaagcagtgttggggaaagttacttttaaaagaaatgttacaATGTTGCGTTTCTCCCTAGAAGAACTGTTACTTCGTTACCTTATATGGAAAGTGATGCGTTTTGTTACTTCTTCTCCTCTGGGCTGGGCTTGTTTGcttgtttataatataaaaacgTTCCATTTTTGGCAAGTGTAAAATCACTTCCACACCAGAAGAGAGGTGAATCAGGCTTGTTTTGTCCTCAGCTGAAGCAGAAGGAGTTGAGTCACATGCAGGCGTTGGCCGAGGAGTGGAGGAAGAGAGATCTCCAGCGGGAGGCGCTCATCAAGAAGAaggtcagactcacacacaaacacacactcacacacacacacacacactcattcacacacgcacacacacaaacacactcacgctccctcacccacacactcactcactcacacacacagaaaacatcaGTCCTCCTTCAGTAAAGGCAAGGTTTATTGTGATATtgaaactttaaatttaaataactgtaaattttattttattattgttttaactgtttaaaacaatcatatataaataaaatgtattcatattaataattatttccagCCAAAATCTCAagaaaaattcttaaatcaagaaggTTTATCGAGACAACttgttttctgcaaaaaaaaagagaaatctgTCAGTGGGATACGCCAAATAAACTTATTTCTAACAGAAAAGAATATTATTTTGCTAGTTTCGAACTAAAGCTGAATTTTGACtcggtttttttttctgtaaacaagACTAAAGATTTACttgatttaaagctgcagtaggtaacttttatatttgttaaacctgtcattatgtcctgacagtagaatatgagacagataatctgtgtataaatcaagctcctctggctcctcccagtgtcctattgccatttgtagaaactccatcgctcctggtaagaaactaccaatcagagctgcggtccgtaactttgtttgtgttcaaaatgtagaaaaatgaacataataagcgagtacaccatgaatccgttttccaaaccgtgtttttagcttgtcctgaatcactagggtgcacctataataagtgtttatatacggactattttagattgcttcgggggtaccgcggcggagtaacccagtacctttgtgattcttcatagacataaacagagagaagtagttccggctacgatgttcttccgcaagacgcaagcagttctgtttattaactgctagagcgtcaaaagttaccgactgcagctttaagaattTTTAGAGATCTgggctggaaacaaaacaaaagctttttttgCAGTGTGTAAAGGTCACTTGCACTGCAACACTTTATAAAAGCATCCGCCACATGCTTAAATGTGAATTGAATCATAAAGGAGCACTCGGGTCATTTTATAAGTGCTTTCTGGAgctaaacataaatgtatttttttatgtttttaatctgacttatatatgtataaatattaattgcattaatttgtatttttaaagtatttgttgTATCATAGTAACTAATTGTAATGATTATGTCTCAGGAGCTGGAGTATAATGTTCTGGAGGAGCAGCTGCAGAAGactctgtgtgatctggagaagagagagaaagctcTGGCTCACGCTGAGATGGAGGTGAGACTGAAAGATCTTCAGAGCGTGTGTGGTGTGACGTGTTTCTGAGGCTTTCGTCTGTCGCTCGTCCAGACGCAGAGACTGCAGCGAGAGCTCCGCTCCGAGCACGAGCTCAACATGAGAGAGCTGCAGGACAGCGGCCGGCGTCTGCGCCAGGACTGCACTCACCAGGTGGAGCtggagaggtcaaaggtcaggcaGCTCGAGGATCAGCTGGCTCAGCAGCGACAGCAGGTAAACACACGAGCTGGGGGGTCAAACCAAGGcatcattttcatgatttctgaagatcatgtgacactgaagactggaggaatgatgctgaaaatacagcggagcatcacagaaataaattacacattaacacagattcacacagaaaacagatgatttacattagaataatatttcactaattttatagttttttctgtatttctgatcaaataaatgcagcctgcaaatatatatatgatacatcaaatatatttgcattactCTGAAAATATCTGATATTTCTTGTTCCTTCATCAAAGATACAAGAGGCTGAGAACAAATACAAGCAGCTGGAGAAGGAGTTTGTTCAGTACCGGGATCAGCAGAACGTCCGGCCCGAGGTCCGTCTGCAGTCAGAGATCAACCTGCTGACCCTGGAGAAGGTCAGAGACACGAAACCCTGCACAGAGCAGAGGCTTTGAGCCTGTCTTCCTCATCACATCAGATCTGTGTTTATCCTGAAGGTGGAGCTGGAGCGTAAACTGGAGTCTGCTACCAAATCCAAACTGCATTACAAGCAGCAGTGGGGACGAGCCCTGAAGGAGCTGGCCAGGTTTAAACAGGTGAGACTCTCAACAGACTGGGCGAGGTCACACGGCGAGGTCACACGGCGAGGTCACACGGCGAGGTCACACGGGTTCAGTACGTTACTGAGTGTGTTTTACCATCGCTGTTTGGATTCTCGTCACTGCTAGAAATGTTAAGTGAAAGCTTGTAGTTTTAACCCCAAAAAACTAagtttgcataaagaaaatgaatcCTGTTTTAAggatcattaagacatttactcCAGATTCTCATCACTATAACGCACCTGGATACTTGCTTTGGAATTGGTTtgtaaatttattattataatatatttgttttacggtattcaagttatattaaaatacattaaaataaaaaaaattatttaaaaaaacaattgtatatatatatatatatatatatatatatatatttataaaatttatataaaatactcttatttataaatatgtattttcaacaattttactttttactgtatCCAAGTTACTCTTAAGCACTTAAAATATTGAAAgacataattatgaaaaatacatcatgaaattataaaagtatttcttaaaaatattttgtttgaaattttgtgtgtgtatagatataattttataatagtttatatatttgCTTGAAACATGTttactgttttatgtatttaaaaatacaatatataaatatatacaattatttacataaattattcataattgtaAGTCTTACTGTattcaagttattattattattattattattattattattattacaaatattaatgtatatatatggaggttttctttgttgttgcaaaaacagaaaacatttcaaattttcaaaaatcctgttttttgttttgtaatcgtgttattattgtgttagttagatgtaattttttgttattttttaaaaaccttatcaaaataacccaactctagtttgattgagattaattggaatgcacaatgaaaaaacatgatttttattcTGCTTTTGGAAATGAactcctcatatatatatatatatatatatatatatatatatatatatatataatctcagaCACTGTTATGGTGCATTAATACTTTAGTTCCACAGTCGTGAGAATGTGCTTCAGTGTCGTGAAAGTAACGCTGCAATGTAAAAAATCTTAATGGCTCTAAAAATAGTCTTGAGTTTGTGTTGTGGATCGTAGCAGAACCGGCTGAAGACTAATGGAGCAGTTAAAGCAGACGTGAACCTGAGATTATCAGCTGCTCATAACTGTTTCAGACACACAGCAGCCGTGTATAAAAACACTCATATATtagtagaatttaaaataactctatttTGATACACTTTGAAATGTAACTGAATTTTAGTATTGgtcaaaaatcatttttatttgaatgaaaccaatatttagtttgataatcttttgtatttttagtgGATTTTATGggactaaattatatttttgaaatagtTATGATATTGTTTATTTCCGTGAATCTCTTTTTGAGCGTAGAACTGAAAATGAAATTTCTAGCATAAAAAAGTCGTAAATCTTAAAGAttggtctctttttaaaaagGCATCATTgctgaagtaaataaataaacataagtaatacatttatagaagtttgtttattagtagtagaaatgcacaaaaatagtattttttgagATTATTCTTCAAAAGTTTTACTTGAAAACTGtgagaaaataaaagataaatctTTAACAAGCTGTTCCAAATGAGAAAGAAATCACTTTTTATTGCTTTAACCCATCCTTCCTAGTATTAATTGATTACTGAAGTATTAAATTATTTGGAAAAAAGAGtgcgagaatttttttttttgttaattaagaTCTAAATAGttttcaacgctgataataatcttcatgtttcttgagcagtaaatcatcatattttcatgatttctgaagatcatgtgacactgaagactggaggaatgatgctgaaaatacagtaattagAATAGTATTTCACTATTTGTTCTGTAtagctgcgtttccaccgcaggaactttacccaggaactagggacttggtccggtactcgtgtgtttccaccgcaggaaccaggaactaaataaagttccgggtaaagaaatgcccctcagaaagtccctgctggcgaggtggtactttatcaaagttccggaactttcgggggcgggactttggttttattatgtttcattgtaaatatacagagaggaaaattacaggattcgcgtcgtcgtggacatcacactccccggtcgaatgcacgaagtcagaactaactaccgatgatgcacgtccaaaatcagtgtaacttttttttttttttttttttttttttttaaatcagcggtactttgtattgagaaacgcgcgcagacctgcGTCACCGGTCTAtctgcctaatcttcccggtactttacaccgcggtggaaacacagaaagcaacaggtctggggggaaaaacgttcctggtacaaatgttccgggtaattccggtggaaacgcggcatatttttgatcaaatgaatgcagctttgatgagcaggaGAGGCTTCTTTTAAACACATTACTGCTCCCACACGTGACCGAGATGTGCTGTGATGGATCTGTGTGGGGCTTCTGGGTAACTTTGCTCAGTGAAGCGTCCCAGGTGTGTGTGAATCTGCTCATGTGTTTATTACACACCTCTCCACCGCAgagatgattgtgtgtgtgaCCGTAAGTCAAGGCCTCGTCTAAGTGTTTGTTTCTTGCCTTCGGTGAAAGTTTTACTGTGGTCCTGCTCGAGGAAAACTGCAGATGAAACACGTCATCCACTGAATCCTGCTCGTTTGAGTTCTCACAGAGGAGAtcaccagctgtgtgtgtgtgtgtgtgtgtgtgtccagcgcGAGCAGGAGAACGCTATGACCCGTCTGAGGAAGCAGCAGCAGGAGCTGGAGCACATGAGGTTACGATACCTGGCCGCTGAAGAGAAGGAGGTCGTCCAGAACGAGAAACACGAGCTTCAGGACATCCGGAACGAGCTGAACCGGTGAGAACGTAACCCTTTGTTTACCGTGTAGCAGTGAGTTTTTCTGCCTCTGTTGATGCTGTCGTCCGCATGTTTCAGCAGCTGTCTCTCATTAAACTGTAGAGCTCAGATGCTGGATGtctgtgtattaaatgtgttTGGATTGAACTGGAGCCGGTTTGATTGCTTGTGTCAGGCTGAAGCCGCAGGAGGAGCCGAGCAGCTGGAGGGACACGGCACACGCGTGTGCGAGCGAGAGCGCTGATGAACACGTGACACGTCTGCTGGAGGAGAGAGACACGCTGCTGCGCACCGGAGTCTACACGCATGACGACAGGATCATCTCTGAGCTGGACCGACAGATCCAGCAGATCATGAGCCGCAGGAACACGTGACACGCGCGAGAAAGCCTTGCTGTGGGActgttatagtgtgtgtgtgtgtgtgtgtgtgtttagatgtgactgtcagtttaaataaatgttgttctgatCTCTTCATACTCTGACGTTTCTGATCCAGTTTGTTTCTGCTCAGATTAAGGTGTAATCGGACCGGTCTGGTGAaatcagaagaaataaagtcacgaGTCTGACAGAATCCAGGGAACAGATTTCTAGGAATTTTGCAGTTAATTCTCATTTTGTATTTTCAGAAAGATTTGGAATATCTGTTACCACCGAAACACAATAATcagaatttcttcttttttttttttttaggtcactCAAGTTAATTTTTAACACTTTCAGTAGTGATTTTGTTGTACTTTGATTCCATCTTTTCTTGGTGAAAGGCAAAACGTTGATTACATTGATTTCAAACGTAAGGTTACATTGAACCAAAAACTGTTACATCTTAACTAATAATTCCTTTTTTCTTCTAGGATTATTTGcagaataaagtttaaaagaacagcatttatttaaaatgttttttattattattattatttaaaagattggggtcagtatttttatttctttttttgattaaagaaattaatgtttttattcagcaaggatgtgtaaaattaataaaaagtgataataaaaacacactgttagaaaagatttctatttctttcttttttaactttatcaaacaatcctgaaaataagtatcacaggttccataAAAGTATTAAGCATCACAAACCCAGAACTGATGATAATATTCTCATGAtttctgaggatcatgtgacactgaagactggaggaatgatgctgaaaatacagcggaacATGAGTTTAACTCTCCGTCATCTCTGTCCtccacatacagtaataatcttATTTCCGTGTTTTATGAGCTAATATTATTGTAAGTGTTGTTCTTATATATGCTTTTGGCATTAAaagacaatcttttgtcagaagaggagtttttaatattgtatgatgtaaataagtctaaaaacctaGATTTACCATGTAAGCAACACTATTGCCTTTTAACCTCGATTACATGGAGGAAGACGAATGCTTAAATGAATTTCGTGTCAGAAAATGCGATCTACCAATtctggtagatttttttttttaatgcatttagaagacgcttttatcctgagcgacttacagtgcattcaagctatcatttttttttttttttttttttacctatcattgtaaaataaaatattttttattacctaTATAGATGTTCTCGGAATTCCCAATGAGATAGTTTGTGATCAGACAATCATAAACTGATGCAAATTACAGTGTCATAtgccataacatttatttacctaatctctcacgttgtagcgactccagcaaatcagctgttctcccgtagtagaccgttaaagtaaaacgtcacaaagtagcagttaaattcgcgcatgcGCAATATAatgccagaatggcgttgccggtgttctgaaatattcggttccctatcataggtcacttcgatgctgcggtgacgtcaccacgtatgggaacacctctggtgtgacgaatgtctgaagccctataccatcccgccaatcctattggccaaatggcgcatagcaccaccctgcgcatgcgcgcgcatgatatacctgggtgcagcgcgccatttcgctcagatttcattccttcaggaat
This genomic window from Carassius auratus strain Wakin chromosome 33, ASM336829v1, whole genome shotgun sequence contains:
- the LOC113052696 gene encoding centrosomal protein of 120 kDa-like isoform X1, which gives rise to MASKPEQLLIVVSVLEGRRFPRSPRHTLVVEARFDGESLATDPVEHKEQPQFCTELAWELDRKTLHQHRLQRTPIKLQCYAVDSSSSARECVGYIVLDLRSLQEIKQAPKWHPLLSSKYTKLKPALLISMILENDTKPAAEPLKAKKAPARPGSPALVPLDSDKLRPLLNEEEGFHQIGPEDVCAEMFVLSVTLAFASKLEQLISSSTKLSSEGSEFFFYYTLLGNDVTSEPFQNLLSPNFEPERASVRIRSSEPFLRLFLGQQPCLQIHLCCGNQSLGSTEVSLAGLMKSGADLTKAPATIEGVFILQPPQRVKAGLQCVPPDLQPTVSVSVTLRTEDSAHQLEVPVENGPKTPVKKGPVPAARRERPSEEPRALRTPSPDRPLQTPDASPEHQHSESEAESLCSDIRQAPPTAHERQAPPTAHERQAPPKAHERQAPPTAHDVTEADAGDSSVSVSAPKISIPASAHHYSFSLDLRSVRDLRTSFPVNCILRYAYQFFGSAAPIMTSPAVEVKKNTEVFLPQSYCAFDFAALPNQLQDTFLRVPLLVEMWHREPISGDVLLGSVSIHLSRLLSSEKTRFLDPSGLQRWRQSCSERIPIMRADGSERLAELCYVSVLEDLGFVKAQDVLVSESSQGPAALAPPPQGPGGAEPLTRPRETPEYKAALELEMWKEMQEDLFDNQLKQKELSHMQALAEEWRKRDLQREALIKKKELEYNVLEEQLQKTLCDLEKREKALAHAEMETQRLQRELRSEHELNMRELQDSGRRLRQDCTHQVELERSKVRQLEDQLAQQRQQIQEAENKYKQLEKEFVQYRDQQNVRPEVRLQSEINLLTLEKVELERKLESATKSKLHYKQQWGRALKELARFKQREQENAMTRLRKQQQELEHMRLRYLAAEEKEVVQNEKHELQDIRNELNRLKPQEEPSSWRDTAHACASESADEHVTRLLEERDTLLRTGVYTHDDRIISELDRQIQQIMSRRNT
- the LOC113052696 gene encoding centrosomal protein of 120 kDa-like isoform X2, which encodes MILENDTKPAAEPLKAKKAPARPGSPALVPLDSDKLRPLLNEEEGFHQIGPEDVCAEMFVLSVTLAFASKLEQLISSSTKLSSEGSEFFFYYTLLGNDVTSEPFQNLLSPNFEPERASVRIRSSEPFLRLFLGQQPCLQIHLCCGNQSLGSTEVSLAGLMKSGADLTKAPATIEGVFILQPPQRVKAGLQCVPPDLQPTVSVSVTLRTEDSAHQLEVPVENGPKTPVKKGPVPAARRERPSEEPRALRTPSPDRPLQTPDASPEHQHSESEAESLCSDIRQAPPTAHERQAPPTAHERQAPPKAHERQAPPTAHDVTEADAGDSSVSVSAPKISIPASAHHYSFSLDLRSVRDLRTSFPVNCILRYAYQFFGSAAPIMTSPAVEVKKNTEVFLPQSYCAFDFAALPNQLQDTFLRVPLLVEMWHREPISGDVLLGSVSIHLSRLLSSEKTRFLDPSGLQRWRQSCSERIPIMRADGSERLAELCYVSVLEDLGFVKAQDVLVSESSQGPAALAPPPQGPGGAEPLTRPRETPEYKAALELEMWKEMQEDLFDNQLKQKELSHMQALAEEWRKRDLQREALIKKKELEYNVLEEQLQKTLCDLEKREKALAHAEMETQRLQRELRSEHELNMRELQDSGRRLRQDCTHQVELERSKVRQLEDQLAQQRQQIQEAENKYKQLEKEFVQYRDQQNVRPEVRLQSEINLLTLEKVELERKLESATKSKLHYKQQWGRALKELARFKQREQENAMTRLRKQQQELEHMRLRYLAAEEKEVVQNEKHELQDIRNELNRLKPQEEPSSWRDTAHACASESADEHVTRLLEERDTLLRTGVYTHDDRIISELDRQIQQIMSRRNT